A single genomic interval of Odontesthes bonariensis isolate fOdoBon6 chromosome 3, fOdoBon6.hap1, whole genome shotgun sequence harbors:
- the pcsk1 gene encoding neuroendocrine convertase 1 produces the protein MEVRCRPAVMCCVFAVLCSVLPRTLGSSFWDRQYLNEWAVEIPGGLSAAESIARELDYELVRQIGALEDHFLFRHRNHPRRMKRSAHLITRQLSEDDRVLWAEQQYEKQRNKRAALRECRDCPVDKLFDDPMWNQQWYLQDTRTSSSLPKLDLHVIPVWQKGITGKGVVITVLDDGLEWNHTDIYSNYDAAASYDFNDNDPDPFPRYDSTNENKHGTRCAGEIAMQADNNKCGVGVAYNSKVGGIRMLDGIVTDAIEASSIGFNQNHVDIYSASWGPNDDGKTVEGPGRLAQKAFEYGIQKGRGGKGSIFVWASGNGGRQGDNCDCDGYTDSIYTISISSASQQGLSPWYAEKCSSTLATAYSSGDYTDQRITSADLHNECTQTHTGTSASAPLAAGIFALALEQNPDLTWRDLQHIVVWTSEYDPLANNPGWKRNGAGLMVNSRFGFGLLNAKALVDLAEPATWKHVPEKKQCIVRDDSFQPRHLKAAGEITIEIPTKACAGQENAVHSLEHVQVEASIEYTRRGDLHITLTSPAGTTTVLLAERERDTSSNGFRNWDFMSVHTWGEDPAGTWILKITDTSGRMENKGRILNWKLILHGTSEKPEHMKKPRVYIPYNAVQNDRRGVEHMDDMMEEPTQARPPQKTEAAQASPSYPEREPRKPSNSSYSPSLALLRLLQTAFNRQVTALQPPQTAARPSSAWRKQHLGQSLSLPATRLPPQKLYQALDLINKYRGTEDSIYSDYSDGFYSNKPYRHRDDRLLQALFQMLDDDRK, from the exons ATGGAAGTGAGATGTCGTCCAGCGGTGATGTGCTGTGTTTTCGCCGTCCTCTGCTCCGTGCTTCCTCGCACGCTGGGGTCTTCCTTCTGGGACAGGCAGTACCTGAACGAGTGGGCTGTGGAGATCCCTGGTGGGCTGTCCGCTGCGGAGTCGATCGCCCGGGAGCTGGACTACGAGCTGGTCCGACAG ATTGGGGCCCTGGAAGACCACTTCTTGTTCAGACACCGCAATCACCCTCGCAGAATGAAACGCAGCGCCCACCTAATCACCAGGCAGCTGTCAGAGGATGATCGG GTGCTGTGGGCAGAGCAGCAGTATGAAAAGCAGCGCAACAAGCGAGCAGCCCTCAGAGAGTGCAGGGATTGCCCTGTGGACAAGCTGTTTGATGATCCCATGTGGAACCAGCAGTGGTACCTG CAAGACACACGGACGTCTTCCTCGCTGCCGAAGCTGGACCTGCACGTGATCCCTGTGTGGCAGAAAGGCATCACAGGAAAAGGAGTGGTCATCACCGTTCTCGACGACGGGCTGGAGTGGAACCACACAGACATCTACTCCAACTAC GATGCAGCAGCCAGCTACGATTTCAATGACAACGACCCAGACCCTTTCCCCAGATATGACTCCACCAATGAAAACAA gCATGGCACTAGGTGTGCGGGGGAGATTGCTATGCAGGCAGACAACAATAAATGCGGAGTTGGGGTGGCGTACAACTCAAAGGTCGGAG GGATTCGTATGCTGGATGGGATTGTGACTGATGCCATCGAGGCGAGCTCAATTGGATTCAATCAGAACCATGTGGACATCTACAGTGCCAGCTGGGGACCCAACGACGATGGCAAGACAGTGGAGGGCCCTGGTCGTCTGGCCCAGAAGGCTTTTGAATACGGTATTCAGAAG GGCCGCGGTGGGAAAGGCTCTATCTTTGTGTGGGCATCAGGTAATGGAGGCCGACAGGGTGATAACTGTGACTGCGATGGCTACACAGACAGCATCTACACTATCTCAATCAGCAGTGCCTCCCAGCAGGGCCTGTCCCCATGGTACGCTGAGAAGTGCTCCTCCACTCTGGCTACAGCGTACAGCAGTGGCGACTACACTGATCAGAGGATT ACAAGTGCGGATCTGCACAACGAGTGCACTCAGACTCATACTGGAACTTCGGCTTCTGCCCCACTGGCTGCAGGAATATTTGCCCTTGCACTGGAGCAAAA TCCTGATCTCACCTGGAGAGACCTGCAGCACATTGTGGTCTGGACTTCAGAGTATGATCCTTTGGCCAATAACCCAGGCTGGAAGAGAAACGGAGCAGGGCTGATGGTCAACAGCCGTTTTGGCTTTGGACTTCTAAATGCTAAAGCCCTGGTGGACCTTGCTGAACCGGCCACCTGGAAACATGTGCCGGAAAAGAAGCAGTGTATTGTCAGGGATGACTCCTTTCAGCCAAGGCAC CTAAAAGCAGCTGGGGAGATCACTATAGAGATTCCAACAAAAGCTTGCGCGGGGCAGGAAAATGCTGTCCACTCATTGGAGCATGTGCAAGTAGAGGCCAGCATCGaatacaccaggagaggggacCTGCACATCACACTCACCTCCCCAGCTG GCACCACTACTGTGCTTCTGGCAGAGCGAGAAAGGGACACATCATCTAACGGCTTCCGAAACTGGGACTTCATGTCTGTCCACACGTGGGGAGAAGATCCTGCTGGTACTTGGATCCTAAAGATTACAGATACT TCAGGCCGTATGGAGAACAAGGGAAGGATCTTGAACTGGAAGTTGATTCTCCATGGTACATCAGAGAAACCAGAGCACATGAAGAAACCTCGAGTGTACATTCCTTACAACGCTGTGCAGAACGACCGGCGAGGTGTAGAACACATGGATGACATGATGGAG GAGCCCACTCAGGCCCGCCCACCTCAGAAGACTGAGGCTGCACAAGCTTCTCCTTCATATCCAGAGAGGGAGCCCAGAAAGCCTTCAAACTCCTCTTACTCCCCCTCTCTGGCGCTATTGCGTCTCCTGCAAACGGCCTTCAACCGTCAGGTCACAGCCTTGCAGCCGCCCCAGACTGCAGCAAGGCCATCATCTGCTTGGAGGAAGCAGCACCTGGGCCAAAGCCTCTCCCTTCCTGCTACAAGACTCCCGCCGCAAAAGCTGTACCAGGCTCTGGACTTGATCAACAAGTaccggggcacagaggacagcATCTACAGTGACTACAGTGATGGCTTCTACAGCAACAAGCCATACAGGCACAGAGACGACCGGCTGCTGCAGGCCCTGTTTCAAATGCTCGATGATGATCGGAAGTGA
- the LOC142376849 gene encoding globoside alpha-1,3-N-acetylgalactosaminyltransferase 1-like yields MARFPFCKISTGPIRTTRIQLFLCCFLLSLIIYFLHGRKVTLSLDSSHSIYHAMGRERGKTLTDLTGVKAARSQTPVETPWGAPIVWGDNRNSVWRRAKFAEQGIRIGLFVLVVGTYAQFVRRFLYSAETHFLPGQMVTYYILTDNPRTLDPPVELGPERQMKVFPVTELPEWDRLAYRRMVLLADAIRDPIGSEVEYIFCADVDQEFVGLVGEEILGDLVATLHPELYGMPRNAFPYEVEEISSASVEEDEGDYYYTSELYGGLVSEMYSLARACSFLILQDQANKVTARGLEESYLNRYLIDHRPTCVLSPEYSWWNSHLAAPVPAHRLVSKGRQCAAYDLQKREQQKC; encoded by the exons ATGGCACGGTTCCCGTTCTGCAAGATATCTACAG GTCCTATCAGAACGACCAGAATACAACTatttttgtgctgctttctccTGTCTCTTATCATAT ATTTTCTTCATGGGCGTAAGGTTACTCTCAGTCTGGATTCATCTCATTCCATCTATCATGCCATGGGAAGAGAAAGGGGAAAAACACTGACTGACCTGACAGGGGTCAAAGCAGCGAGATCACAAACTCCTGTGGAGACTCCATGGGGCGCTCCTATAGTGTGGGGCGACAACCGCAATTCAGTGTGGCGTAGGGCCAAATTTGCAGAACAGGGAATCCGTATAGGTTTGTTTGTCCTTGTGGTGGGAACTTATGCCCAATTTGTCCGACGTTTCCTTTACTCAGCTGAAACCCACTTTCTCCCTGGTCAGATGGTCACATACTACATTCTCACAGACAATCCCCGTACACTGGATCCCCCTGTCGAGCTGGGGCCTGAACGGCAGATGAAGGTTTTTCCAGTCACAGAGCTGCCTGAGTGGGACAGGTTGGCTTATCGTCGGATGGTCCTACTTGCTGATGCCATCAGAGATCCGATTGGCAGTGAGGTTGAATACATCTTCTGTGCTGATGTTGACCAGGAGTTTGTGGGCCTGGTGGGAGAGGAAATCCTTGGAGACCTGGTTGCCACATTGCACCCAGAACTCTATGGGATGCCGCGAAATGCTTTCCCTTATGAAGTTGAGGAAATATCATCAGCTTCTGTGGAGGAGGATGAAGGAGACTACTATTACACATCAGAGTTGTATGGTGGGCTGGTATCTGAGATGTACAGTCTGGCTCGTGCCTGTTCTTTTCTTATTCTACAAGACCAAGCAAATAAGGTTACAGCCAGAGGCCTAGAGGAAAGCTACCTGAACCGCTACCTGATCGACCACAGGCCAACCTGTGTGCTGTCTCCGGAATACAGCTGGTGGAATTCACACCTGGCTGCTCCTGTGCCTGCACACAGGTTAGTCTCCAAAGGAAGGCAATGTGCTGCTTATGATTTGCAGAAGCGGGAGCAACAAAAATGTTGA